From Methylopila sp. M107, a single genomic window includes:
- a CDS encoding TetR/AcrR family transcriptional regulator: MDALPDDRAPREKRQEDQRRRILDAAITAFSRGGFHGAGMQAVCAEAGMSPGALYRYFPSKEAIIEAIVERDRADIPAQLSPLLEADDVVGALIESARQFLVGNLKPESLPLFPELYAEAFRNPTIREITMRCDEEVGGIIVRVVERGMAMGQIDPSLDAREAVRFLMAATDGVLMRLLIEPAAELEGLMPMYERSVRRFLAPAAEETPT, translated from the coding sequence ATGGACGCCCTTCCGGACGACCGCGCTCCCCGCGAAAAGCGCCAGGAAGACCAGCGCCGGCGCATCCTCGACGCCGCCATCACGGCGTTTTCCCGCGGAGGATTCCATGGCGCTGGCATGCAGGCCGTCTGCGCCGAGGCCGGCATGAGTCCGGGCGCGCTCTACCGCTACTTTCCGTCGAAGGAAGCCATCATCGAGGCGATCGTCGAGCGCGACCGGGCGGACATTCCCGCGCAGCTCTCGCCGCTGCTCGAGGCCGATGACGTGGTCGGCGCGCTGATCGAGAGCGCGCGGCAGTTCCTCGTCGGCAACCTGAAGCCCGAAAGCCTGCCGCTGTTTCCCGAACTCTACGCGGAAGCCTTCCGGAACCCGACGATCCGCGAGATCACCATGCGGTGCGACGAGGAGGTCGGCGGCATCATCGTGCGCGTCGTCGAGCGTGGCATGGCGATGGGGCAGATCGATCCCTCGCTCGACGCCCGCGAGGCGGTCCGCTTCCTGATGGCCGCGACCGACGGCGTGCTGATGCGGCTGCTGATCGAACCCGCCGCCGAACTCGAGGGCCTGATGCCGATGTATGAGCGCTCGGTTCGCCGTTTTCTTGCGCCCGCCGCCGAGGAGACGCCGACATGA
- a CDS encoding multidrug effflux MFS transporter, whose protein sequence is MRLRPDTLALTAVLAVLTAVGPLAIDMYLPSLPHLTAALGATPAEGQLTLSAFLVGFAAGQVVYGPLSDARGRKPVLLASLTLFTFGSALCAIAPTIETLILARFVQALGGAGPVVLARSIVRDLYSGPRAARELARMATILGLIPAVAPLMGGMLDHVFSWRATFAVLTVLLGLEMLIVALALPETLRVRMAGAASPRAVLASYGVLLRHRGFLSYLGLTAVAFAGLFAYISTSSFLLQTVYGLSSIAYGAAFALGVIGFIGGTLAAGPLVRTRGLDGAIGVGCVAVAIGGALMLCLVTLGPKTPATVVAPMMVYLFGVGLVMPQAMASALQPFPERAGAASSLVGFAQMTFGAIVGVALGRSLGSAGLLALPVAVSFFGAATLALFVISRKARSGAV, encoded by the coding sequence ATGCGTCTGCGGCCCGACACGCTCGCCCTCACAGCCGTCCTCGCCGTCCTCACCGCCGTCGGGCCGCTCGCGATCGACATGTACCTGCCTTCGCTGCCGCATCTCACCGCCGCGCTTGGCGCGACGCCGGCCGAGGGCCAGCTCACCTTGTCGGCGTTTCTCGTGGGCTTTGCGGCCGGCCAGGTGGTCTACGGCCCGCTGTCGGACGCGCGCGGCCGCAAGCCCGTGCTGCTGGCGAGCCTCACGCTGTTCACCTTCGGCTCCGCGCTCTGCGCGATCGCGCCCACGATCGAGACGCTGATCCTCGCCCGCTTCGTGCAGGCGCTCGGCGGCGCGGGGCCCGTGGTGCTGGCCCGCTCGATCGTCCGCGACCTCTATTCGGGCCCAAGGGCCGCACGCGAGCTCGCCCGCATGGCCACAATTCTCGGACTGATACCGGCCGTGGCGCCGCTGATGGGCGGCATGCTCGATCACGTTTTCAGCTGGCGCGCCACCTTCGCCGTTCTGACCGTCCTGCTCGGGCTGGAGATGCTGATCGTCGCGCTCGCGCTGCCCGAAACGCTCCGCGTCCGCATGGCCGGCGCCGCGAGCCCGCGCGCGGTGCTGGCGAGCTACGGCGTGCTGCTACGCCACCGCGGCTTCCTCAGCTATCTCGGACTGACCGCAGTCGCGTTCGCCGGGCTGTTCGCCTACATCTCGACCTCGTCCTTCCTTCTGCAGACAGTGTATGGGCTGAGTTCCATCGCCTATGGCGCGGCCTTCGCGCTCGGGGTGATCGGCTTCATCGGCGGCACGCTCGCGGCCGGGCCGCTCGTCCGCACGCGCGGCCTCGACGGCGCAATCGGAGTCGGGTGCGTCGCGGTCGCGATCGGCGGCGCTCTGATGCTCTGCCTCGTCACGCTCGGGCCGAAGACGCCGGCCACCGTGGTCGCGCCGATGATGGTCTATCTGTTCGGCGTCGGGCTCGTCATGCCGCAAGCGATGGCATCGGCGCTGCAGCCGTTTCCCGAACGCGCGGGCGCGGCCTCCTCTCTGGTCGGCTTCGCGCAGATGACCTTCGGGGCGATCGTCGGCGTGGCGCTCGGCCGGTCGCTCGGCTCGGCCGGACTGCTGGCGCTGCCGGTCGCGGTCTCGTTCTTCGGCGCGGCGACGCTCGCGTTGTTCGTGATCTCCCGAAAGGCGAGGTCGGGCGCGGTTTAG
- a CDS encoding HEXXH motif-containing putative peptide modification protein, with the protein MTDPMTGRRSALFEPDPARIARLDAEWRRRLSQSLAYVGETLAARGQDFQADIGLATAALDAGPASPWITGLYSRLVSEVATNDSGVAKTVADLVEAANLPARSARAIVLDDASVPARWWTQYRRLIDTDEKRRFRPRPPSPEDAEATIRVLDDGMEVLRRADPAFHDEVGALARVVVLGVPESDARSDGFGACSTFFMRETVLVNAAAPRSAVDAVDVLVHETSHILLFSLAMNQALTTDGGEARFASAARSDPRPIDGIFHAAFVSTRVHLALTRMIASARLTETEAADAERQLTRNERVATQTLETVVRHGAPTAVGQGILDALTLYWDVPGRTADAA; encoded by the coding sequence ATGACCGACCCGATGACCGGCCGACGCTCGGCCCTGTTCGAACCTGATCCTGCCCGGATCGCCCGGCTCGATGCGGAGTGGCGTCGCCGGCTGAGCCAGTCGCTCGCCTATGTGGGCGAAACGCTCGCGGCGCGCGGACAGGATTTTCAAGCCGACATCGGCCTTGCGACCGCAGCGCTCGACGCCGGTCCGGCGTCCCCCTGGATCACCGGGCTCTACTCCCGGCTCGTTTCCGAGGTCGCCACCAACGATTCCGGAGTCGCCAAGACGGTCGCGGATCTTGTCGAGGCGGCGAACCTCCCGGCGCGATCCGCGCGCGCAATCGTGCTCGACGACGCCTCCGTGCCGGCGCGCTGGTGGACTCAGTATCGCCGCCTGATCGACACCGACGAAAAGCGGCGGTTTCGTCCTCGTCCCCCCTCCCCCGAGGACGCCGAGGCGACGATCCGCGTGCTCGACGACGGCATGGAGGTCCTGCGCCGCGCCGACCCGGCGTTCCACGACGAGGTCGGGGCGCTGGCGCGCGTTGTCGTGCTCGGCGTGCCGGAGAGCGACGCCCGGTCCGACGGCTTCGGCGCCTGCTCGACCTTCTTCATGCGCGAAACCGTGCTCGTGAACGCCGCGGCGCCCCGGAGCGCGGTCGACGCCGTCGATGTGCTGGTGCACGAGACCAGCCACATCCTGCTGTTCAGCCTTGCCATGAACCAGGCGCTGACGACGGACGGCGGCGAGGCGCGCTTCGCCTCCGCCGCGCGCTCCGATCCGCGCCCGATCGACGGCATCTTCCACGCCGCCTTCGTCTCGACCCGCGTGCACCTCGCCTTGACGCGGATGATCGCGAGCGCCAGGTTGACCGAAACCGAGGCGGCCGACGCCGAACGCCAGCTGACGCGCAACGAGCGGGTCGCGACCCAGACGCTCGAAACCGTCGTCCGCCACGGCGCGCCGACCGCGGTCGGACAGGGAATTCTCGACGCCCTCACGCTCTACTGGGACGTCCCTGGCCGGACGGCGGACGCGGCGTGA
- a CDS encoding M4 family metallopeptidase: MQPSKQILGSVALAALLASQGAAPTRAEDGGVEIARNRSTGLVTWMSTSEDGALSRGDSRRGGAVSAEQAAADFLNGQSAAFGLRQGASELVAVKTAADEDGRDFVRFQQSYQGVPIIGAELNVQVDASRAVKSVNGRSVGDVNLSTQPSVTAEAALGVAVASAARAHRVAAAELSGSTPVLSIHDARIIGGPPAPPALVWRVEVTASARPDIHEFVLVNAQSGKVAVQFNQAKHAAPANATQTVCDAGNTSTKYPCTTAQAVSSPGASSIPDVKNAFNYAEATYDFFARRFGRNSLDGKGLKLVSTVRYGVNYRNAFWNGDAQQMVYGTNYASAKDVVGHELGHGFTEYSSNLLYYYQSGAINESLSDVFGELIQRSVDGTTAWLLGEELPIGAVRNMKDPTQFGDPDKMTSPLWTGDFSFLDQGGVHRNSGVGNKTAFLITDGGSFNGKTVKGIGLDKSAALYYRVNAFILQSSSDYADLANALSQACKDLIGTKPLDKNGKATKAFKKKDCKQVAAAIAATELTKQPQFWPIPAEAPVCSAGKKVAEKQLETFEASDPAKFKYQPVDSRWAVIDDYAASNAHSIYGFGFGQFDSNVAGVKGVKIPKDAYLRFAHFYNLTTDSTGSYAGGVVEYSVDNGAWTRVPATMFADNPYNVTLKTGTGNVIAGQQAFSGFSGGWTSSRISLASLSGKSVKFRFRLATNIYGTTDGWIIDDVRIYGCGASKDELAATAE; the protein is encoded by the coding sequence ATGCAACCCTCAAAACAGATCCTGGGGAGCGTCGCCCTGGCGGCGTTGCTCGCGAGCCAGGGCGCCGCGCCGACGCGCGCCGAGGACGGGGGCGTCGAGATCGCCCGGAACCGCAGCACGGGGCTCGTGACGTGGATGTCCACGAGCGAGGACGGGGCGCTGTCGCGCGGAGACTCGCGCCGCGGCGGCGCGGTAAGCGCCGAACAGGCGGCGGCCGACTTCCTGAACGGCCAGTCCGCGGCTTTCGGTCTGCGCCAGGGCGCGTCCGAACTCGTCGCGGTGAAGACGGCCGCGGACGAGGACGGACGTGATTTCGTTCGGTTCCAGCAGAGCTACCAAGGCGTACCGATCATCGGCGCGGAGCTCAACGTGCAGGTCGACGCGAGCCGCGCCGTCAAGTCCGTCAACGGCCGCAGCGTCGGCGACGTCAATCTCTCGACGCAGCCCTCGGTGACGGCCGAGGCGGCCCTCGGAGTCGCGGTGGCGAGCGCGGCGCGCGCGCACCGCGTCGCGGCGGCGGAACTTTCGGGGTCGACGCCCGTCCTCTCGATCCACGACGCCCGCATCATCGGGGGGCCGCCGGCGCCGCCGGCGCTGGTCTGGCGCGTCGAAGTCACTGCGTCGGCGCGACCCGACATCCATGAATTCGTGCTGGTCAACGCGCAGAGCGGCAAGGTCGCGGTCCAGTTCAACCAGGCCAAGCACGCGGCCCCCGCGAACGCGACCCAGACGGTCTGTGACGCCGGCAACACCAGCACCAAGTATCCCTGCACGACGGCTCAGGCGGTGTCGTCGCCCGGAGCGAGCTCGATCCCGGACGTCAAGAACGCCTTCAACTACGCAGAGGCGACCTACGACTTCTTCGCGCGCCGCTTCGGCCGCAACAGCCTCGACGGCAAGGGCCTGAAGCTCGTCTCCACCGTGCGTTACGGCGTCAACTACAGAAACGCCTTCTGGAACGGCGACGCCCAGCAGATGGTCTACGGAACCAACTACGCGTCCGCCAAGGACGTCGTCGGCCACGAACTCGGCCACGGCTTCACCGAATACTCATCGAACCTGCTCTATTATTACCAGTCCGGCGCCATCAACGAGTCGCTGTCGGACGTCTTCGGTGAGCTGATCCAGCGGTCGGTCGATGGAACGACTGCGTGGCTGCTGGGCGAGGAACTGCCGATCGGCGCGGTTCGCAACATGAAGGACCCGACCCAGTTCGGCGATCCCGACAAGATGACCAGCCCGCTCTGGACCGGCGACTTCAGCTTCCTTGACCAGGGGGGCGTGCACCGGAACAGCGGCGTCGGCAACAAGACGGCGTTTCTGATCACAGACGGCGGCAGCTTCAACGGCAAGACCGTGAAGGGCATCGGCCTCGACAAGTCGGCCGCGCTCTACTACCGCGTGAACGCCTTCATCCTGCAGTCATCGAGCGATTACGCCGATCTCGCCAACGCGCTCAGCCAGGCCTGCAAGGACCTGATCGGCACCAAGCCGCTCGACAAGAACGGCAAGGCCACCAAGGCGTTCAAGAAAAAGGACTGCAAGCAGGTCGCCGCAGCGATCGCCGCGACCGAATTGACCAAGCAGCCGCAATTCTGGCCGATCCCGGCGGAGGCGCCGGTCTGCTCGGCGGGCAAGAAGGTCGCCGAAAAGCAGCTCGAGACCTTCGAGGCGTCCGACCCGGCGAAGTTCAAGTATCAGCCCGTGGACTCCCGCTGGGCGGTCATCGACGACTACGCGGCAAGCAACGCCCACTCGATCTACGGCTTCGGCTTCGGCCAGTTCGACAGCAACGTCGCGGGCGTGAAGGGCGTCAAGATCCCCAAGGACGCCTATCTGCGCTTCGCGCACTTCTACAATCTGACGACGGACTCGACCGGCTCCTATGCGGGCGGCGTCGTGGAGTACAGCGTCGACAACGGCGCGTGGACCCGCGTGCCGGCGACCATGTTCGCCGACAATCCCTACAACGTGACGCTGAAGACCGGCACGGGCAATGTGATCGCCGGCCAGCAGGCCTTCTCGGGCTTCTCCGGCGGCTGGACCTCGAGCCGCATCTCGTTGGCTTCGCTCTCCGGCAAGTCGGTGAAGTTCCGCTTCCGGCTGGCGACCAACATCTATGGCACCACCGACGGCTGGATCATCGACGACGTCCGGATCTACGGCTGCGGCGCCTCGAAGGACGAACTGGCCGCTACGGCTGAATGA
- a CDS encoding fatty acid--CoA ligase family protein, whose product MADTIDIFAILSGRAASAPDAPALMFEHDVTSFGAFVEQVDRMIGLICREGLAPGMTVGVSVGDQALHLAAAFALLSLGAPHVCLPAHEPDAALRVIAGRLGIAMVLRDRPTPWAEGIATVDISFDAVKGAPSGAASARRVVPGDVSAYVKTSGSTDVPKLFGVSYARALEAGASYAAEPLERRVMRTSSTDFDSSRGYRIHALLAGLPAVFAPRDLRRIGAVCAQFDVTQIHIGTYRLASLLADGGALDPLPPVTTIFTGGSRVPASMRAAVVDRLTEKLFVSYATSEVGRISTARPEEHAAHPEGVGFPEPDVAVEILDEDGAPAAPGEIGTIRVRKAFAPRAYVGRADAAQFRDGWFHPNDRMSRSNGGPLIYHGRADDVMLLNGIKVSGSAIEDALSGLPQVREAVAFPLASRLHGEIPAAAVVLHDSAERRDGADILAECRRLLGVRAPRRILVVEKIPRTPTGKPIKRALAEL is encoded by the coding sequence GTGGCGGACACAATCGATATTTTCGCAATCCTCAGCGGGCGGGCCGCGTCCGCGCCGGACGCGCCGGCGCTGATGTTCGAGCACGACGTCACCAGCTTCGGCGCGTTCGTCGAGCAGGTCGACCGGATGATCGGCCTGATCTGCCGCGAAGGCCTTGCGCCCGGCATGACGGTCGGCGTCTCGGTCGGCGACCAGGCGCTGCATCTCGCCGCGGCGTTCGCGCTGCTGAGCCTAGGAGCCCCGCATGTCTGCCTGCCGGCGCACGAGCCCGACGCGGCCTTGCGCGTGATCGCCGGGCGCCTCGGCATCGCGATGGTGCTGCGCGACCGGCCGACCCCCTGGGCCGAAGGGATCGCGACCGTCGACATCAGCTTCGACGCCGTGAAGGGGGCCCCATCGGGCGCGGCTTCCGCACGGCGCGTCGTCCCGGGCGATGTCTCGGCCTATGTGAAGACGTCCGGCTCGACCGACGTCCCGAAACTGTTCGGCGTGAGCTATGCGCGCGCGCTCGAGGCCGGAGCCTCCTACGCCGCGGAGCCGCTCGAGCGCCGCGTCATGCGGACGTCCTCGACCGACTTCGATTCGAGCCGTGGCTACCGGATCCATGCCCTGCTCGCCGGCCTTCCCGCCGTGTTCGCGCCGCGCGACCTGCGCCGGATCGGCGCCGTCTGCGCCCAGTTCGACGTGACGCAGATCCACATCGGCACCTACCGCCTGGCCTCTCTGCTCGCCGACGGCGGCGCGCTCGACCCGCTGCCGCCGGTCACGACGATCTTCACCGGCGGCTCGCGCGTGCCGGCCTCAATGCGCGCCGCAGTCGTCGACCGGCTGACGGAAAAGCTGTTCGTGTCCTATGCGACGAGCGAAGTCGGGCGGATTTCAACCGCCCGGCCCGAGGAACATGCGGCGCACCCCGAGGGCGTCGGATTTCCCGAGCCCGACGTCGCGGTCGAGATTCTTGACGAGGACGGCGCACCGGCCGCGCCCGGCGAGATCGGGACCATTCGCGTCCGGAAAGCGTTCGCGCCGCGCGCCTATGTCGGACGGGCGGACGCCGCGCAGTTCCGCGACGGCTGGTTTCACCCCAATGACCGCATGTCTCGGTCAAACGGCGGTCCGCTGATCTATCACGGGCGCGCCGACGACGTGATGCTGCTCAACGGCATCAAGGTGTCGGGTTCGGCGATCGAGGACGCGCTGTCAGGACTGCCGCAGGTGCGCGAGGCGGTCGCGTTTCCGCTCGCCTCGCGGCTCCACGGCGAGATCCCGGCTGCTGCCGTGGTTCTGCACGACAGCGCCGAACGGCGTGACGGCGCAGACATTCTGGCCGAATGCCGCCGCCTGCTGGGCGTTCGCGCCCCACGCCGCATATTGGTGGTTGAGAAGATCCCGCGCACGCCCACCGGCAAGCCGATCAAGCGCGCGCTGGCCGAGCTTTAG